DNA from Pajaroellobacter abortibovis:
AGGGCCCTTGCGAAGGAGCCTCGATTCGCTTTTTCTTCTGCATGAAACCTTAAATTTTCCAGCAAGCAAAGCTGTCCTGCCCGTAGATCGAGAATCGCCTTTTTTGCCCCTTTTCCAATACAATCTTCAGGCATGTGTACATCGCATTGCAACAGTTCTGCAAGTCGAAGACCGCACGATTCAAGAGAAAATCTTTGCCTATCCGCGTCTACAATCTTCCCCATCTCGTTGGGAAGAGGGTGTCCCAAATGACTCGCAAGAATGACACGTCTCCCTTTCTTCATGATGTATTTAATCGTGGGGAGCGATTGCTGAATCCTTGTATCATCGAGAATCTGTCCCTTTTCATCGAGAGGGACATTAAAATCGACACGCAAGAAGACGGTTTTATTTTCTAAGGGAAGCTTCGCGAGAGGGTGTATCCCTCTCAGTCCTGTTGTCATGACATTGCACTCCATCCAACATCGTTTAAAAAGTAGAAGCGATCCGCTCTGCTAGTTCAATCATTCGGTTTGAAAATCCCCATTCGTTATCATACCAACTTGCTATTTTAACAAACCGATCTCCAAGGATGAGCGTCTGGGTTGCATCAAATATTGAGGAATGGGGGTCTCCTATATAATCTGAAGAGACAAGAGGCTCGTCTGTATATTTCAAAATTCCTCGGAGGGTCGTTTGCGCTGCTTGTTGCATGGCAGCGTGGATTTTGTCTTTGGATGTAGGCCTTTCTGTCTCAAGGGTGAAGTCGACCAGACTCACACTGCTGGTGGGGACTCGTAAAGCTGCGCCGTCTATCTTCCCAGCAAGCGCGGGGAGCACTCCTCGAAGCGCTCTAGCGGCACCGGTCGTTGTGGGGATCATATTTTGCGCAGCTGCGCGAGCTCGCCTTAAATCCCCTTTGGAATGAGGCGTCTCCAAGACCACTTGGTCGTTGGTATAGGAATGTACAGTTGTCATCAATCCCTGTTGGATTCCAGCATGCTCCATCATAATTTTAGCGATCGGTGCTAAGCAATTGGTTGTACAGGAACCG
Protein-coding regions in this window:
- the gap gene encoding type I glyceraldehyde-3-phosphate dehydrogenase, whose amino-acid sequence is MKVKIGINGFGRIGRAITRIFYESPPPLIELVAINDLADEKMLAHLYNYDSVHRKAKVQASATKGGIHIQGERIALIAERDPRALPWKSLGVDIVLECTGSFTNREKAAAHLEAGAQKVIISAPAQNPDKTIVLGVNHDEYDPKHHHVISNGSCTTNCLAPIAKIMMEHAGIQQGLMTTVHSYTNDQVVLETPHSKGDLRRARAAAQNMIPTTTGAARALRGVLPALAGKIDGAALRVPTSSVSLVDFTLETERPTSKDKIHAAMQQAAQTTLRGILKYTDEPLVSSDYIGDPHSSIFDATQTLILGDRFVKIASWYDNEWGFSNRMIELAERIASTF